A genomic window from Desulfatiglans anilini DSM 4660 includes:
- the ndk gene encoding nucleoside-diphosphate kinase — protein MERTLAIIKPDGVVRKLVGTVIQRLEQEGIRVAGMKMIRLTKVQAKGFYKVHQDKPFFDSVTDFMSSGPCVVMVLEGEDVIAHYRKIMGATDFKKAAEGTIRRDFATDIEKNVVHGSDSPETAAFEIGYFFSAMEVG, from the coding sequence ATGGAACGGACACTGGCGATTATCAAACCGGACGGTGTGGTCCGCAAACTTGTTGGCACGGTCATTCAGAGGCTGGAGCAGGAGGGTATCCGCGTGGCCGGAATGAAGATGATCCGTCTGACAAAAGTGCAGGCCAAAGGTTTTTACAAAGTCCACCAAGACAAGCCCTTCTTCGATAGCGTCACGGATTTCATGTCCTCAGGTCCGTGTGTTGTCATGGTTCTGGAGGGCGAGGATGTCATTGCGCACTACAGAAAAATCATGGGGGCCACGGATTTCAAAAAAGCGGCTGAGGGGACTATCAGAAGGGACTTCGCCACCGACATCGAAAAGAATGTCGTCCACGGCTCGGACTCTCCGGAGACGGCCGCTTTCGAGATCGGGTACTTTTTCAGTGCAATGGAAGTGGGTTAA